A region of Myxococcus stipitatus DSM 14675 DNA encodes the following proteins:
- a CDS encoding isopenicillin N synthase family dioxygenase, protein MAETSSLNIPTVDLADLASGDASRLERAATALREAFGVFGLVYIKNHGVDTQALHRYYDAFAAFIARSPEAKKPYGRAELWYQRGWTPPNTEVAVAGNGQPDFKECYFVAPYPNDEVAAMEFPELYPENVWPPDAPPYFQDGIMTLGRSLHDAGLKLLRGSAVALGLPEDTFTQLCERAPHITRALQYLPLTPAQVNTDIVWGEEHTDFNLLTLLPGGRFLDPEGKPAPSPDDKSGLYLRTRATPDDPNGIKVRGTAPAGCIVAQVGQQLEILTGGTFLATPHVITAPGVSGWQRQSAAHFIHVHTSAVLFPLEKFRTPSAIRSYAPPVLAGTYDIKTLVDIGLAPPSALDKLGYRHYDRLNRQRAGE, encoded by the coding sequence ATGGCCGAGACATCTTCGCTGAACATTCCGACTGTCGACCTTGCCGACCTCGCCTCGGGCGATGCGAGCCGCCTCGAGCGCGCCGCGACGGCGCTGCGTGAGGCGTTTGGTGTCTTCGGCCTCGTCTACATCAAGAACCACGGTGTCGACACCCAGGCGCTCCACCGCTACTACGACGCCTTCGCGGCCTTCATCGCCCGCTCTCCGGAAGCGAAGAAGCCCTATGGCCGCGCGGAGCTCTGGTACCAGCGCGGCTGGACGCCTCCGAACACCGAGGTCGCCGTGGCCGGCAATGGCCAGCCGGACTTCAAGGAGTGCTACTTCGTCGCGCCCTACCCCAACGACGAGGTCGCGGCCATGGAGTTCCCGGAGCTGTATCCGGAGAACGTGTGGCCCCCCGATGCGCCGCCGTACTTCCAGGACGGCATCATGACCCTGGGTCGCTCGCTCCACGACGCGGGCCTCAAGCTGCTGCGCGGCTCCGCCGTCGCGCTGGGGCTGCCCGAGGACACCTTCACCCAGCTCTGCGAGCGCGCCCCGCACATCACCCGCGCGCTCCAGTACCTGCCCCTCACGCCGGCGCAGGTGAACACAGACATCGTCTGGGGCGAGGAGCACACGGACTTCAACCTGCTCACGCTCCTGCCCGGGGGACGGTTCCTCGACCCCGAGGGGAAGCCGGCGCCCAGCCCGGATGACAAGAGCGGGCTGTACCTGCGCACCCGCGCGACACCGGATGACCCCAACGGCATCAAGGTGCGCGGCACCGCCCCCGCGGGCTGCATCGTGGCGCAGGTGGGCCAGCAGCTCGAAATCCTCACGGGCGGCACGTTCCTCGCCACGCCCCACGTCATCACCGCTCCGGGTGTCTCGGGCTGGCAGCGCCAGTCCGCCGCGCACTTCATCCACGTGCACACCAGCGCGGTCCTCTTCCCGCTGGAGAAGTTCCGCACGCCGTCGGCCATCCGGAGCTACGCCCCGCCCGTCCTCGCGGGGACCTACGACATCAAGACGCTGGTCGACATCGGCCTCGCGCCGCCGAGTGCCCTCGACAAGCTGGGCTACCGTCACTACGACCGCCTCAACCGTCAGCGCGCGGGCGAATAG
- a CDS encoding patatin-like phospholipase family protein: MKDRPATLVLSGGGAKGAFQVGAERVLREVHGFRWERVFGVSVGALNATAIAQREYDRLADLWTNLREEDVYRKLPWLVVALRLGLLNKLGLFENSPLKALIERNFGSRPFAIPAHVGRVSLTSGQYELVSSDSNDFIPAVWHSTVMPVIFEPVGPHAMVDGGLRNVAPLGDALEYSPTEIVVIACSSSKLEPVKFPTNILDVIRRCLPDITLNELLMNDVDLFVRINDLVRQAQTHGTTLRGPDGKPYVYCRITVIEPTAPIGHTLDFSPEMIRMRLRHGEDRARAVMRPTGVGPGERMPPRIAAHLEPVLYA; encoded by the coding sequence ATGAAGGACCGTCCTGCAACGCTAGTGCTCTCTGGTGGTGGCGCGAAGGGCGCCTTCCAGGTGGGCGCGGAGCGTGTGCTCAGAGAGGTCCACGGCTTTCGTTGGGAGCGCGTCTTTGGTGTGTCGGTGGGGGCGTTGAACGCCACCGCCATCGCGCAGCGCGAGTACGACCGGCTGGCCGACCTGTGGACGAACCTGCGGGAGGAGGACGTGTACCGCAAGCTTCCGTGGCTGGTGGTCGCGCTGCGCTTGGGATTGCTCAACAAGCTGGGCCTCTTCGAGAACTCCCCGTTGAAGGCCCTCATCGAGCGGAACTTCGGCAGTCGTCCGTTCGCGATTCCCGCGCACGTGGGGCGCGTCTCGCTCACGTCGGGCCAGTACGAGCTGGTCTCGAGCGACTCGAACGACTTCATCCCGGCCGTGTGGCACAGCACCGTGATGCCCGTCATCTTCGAGCCCGTGGGGCCGCACGCGATGGTCGACGGGGGGCTGCGCAACGTCGCGCCGCTGGGCGATGCACTCGAGTACTCGCCCACGGAGATCGTCGTCATCGCGTGCTCGTCCTCCAAGCTGGAGCCGGTGAAGTTCCCCACCAACATCCTGGATGTCATCCGCCGCTGCCTCCCCGACATCACGCTCAACGAGCTGCTGATGAACGACGTGGACCTCTTCGTCCGCATCAACGACCTGGTGAGGCAGGCGCAGACCCACGGCACGACGCTCCGGGGGCCGGACGGCAAGCCCTATGTCTATTGCCGCATCACCGTCATCGAGCCCACGGCGCCCATCGGGCACACGCTCGACTTCTCGCCGGAGATGATTCGCATGCGGCTGCGCCATGGTGAGGACCGCGCTCGCGCCGTGATGCGTCCTACCGGTGTGGGGCCTGGGGAACGCATGCCGCCGCGCATCGCCGCGCACCTGGAACCCGTCCTCTATGCGTGA